The following is a genomic window from Egibacteraceae bacterium.
GAAGAGACGTGCCGGGCGTTCGACGACCTCATCCGGCGCGGCGACATCCTCTACTGGGGGACCTCGGAGTGGTCGGCGGACCAGATCGCCCACGCGGTGTCGGTGTGCCGGGCGCACGGCTGGGCCGACCCGGTCAGCAACCAGCCGCAGTACTCCGCCCTGTGGCGCGCACCCGAGCGGCGGGTGCTGCCGACCTGCGCCGAGCTCGGCCTCGGCAACGTCGTGTGGTCACCGCTCGCGATGGGCGTGCTGACGGGCAAGTACACCACCGTCGACGACGTGCCGGAGGACAGCCGGGCGGCCGGCGCCGACGCGCGGTTCATGACCCGCTACCTCACCCAGGAGGTCCTGGACGCGGTCGGGCGCCTGCGACCCGTGGCGGCCGATGCCGGCTGTTCGGTGGCGCAGCTCGCGCTCGCGTGGGTCCTCGCCCGCCAGACCGTGTCGAGCGCGATCGTGGGGGCCACAAAGACCGGGCACGTGGACGACAACGTCGCTGCCGGCGACCTGGATCTGGACGCCGGGCTGCTGGCCACGGTGGACGAGGTCCTGGCCCCGGTGGCCGAGACCTAGGGGC
Proteins encoded in this region:
- a CDS encoding aldo/keto reductase family protein; the protein is MQYRTLGRWGVKVSTVGLGSWLTFGGSVEEDIATACVARAYELGVNFFDTANAYAKGRAEEVVGAALAGYPRASYVLATKVFFPMGEGPNDRGLSRKHIMEQAHASLRRLGVDYVDLYQCHRYDAGTPLEETCRAFDDLIRRGDILYWGTSEWSADQIAHAVSVCRAHGWADPVSNQPQYSALWRAPERRVLPTCAELGLGNVVWSPLAMGVLTGKYTTVDDVPEDSRAAGADARFMTRYLTQEVLDAVGRLRPVAADAGCSVAQLALAWVLARQTVSSAIVGATKTGHVDDNVAAGDLDLDAGLLATVDEVLAPVAET